The Phreatobacter oligotrophus genome contains a region encoding:
- a CDS encoding ABC transporter permease subunit — MEVFFQQLINGVTLGSIYGLIAIGYTMVFGIIGMVNFSHGDVFMVSTFIALIALMVLTTWLGVSSILLALLIVLIIAMVFTSLISWTIERVAYRPLRGSFRLAPLISAIGMSIVLSNFVQVAQGPRNKAIDPILNNVFVLSAAGGYQVTLSYKQILIMVVTAGLLAIFWWVVTKTPLGRAQRACEQDRKMAALLGVDVDRTISITFVMGAALAAVAGTLYLVYYGVVNFSDGFTPGVKAFTAAVLGGIGSLPGAVLGGLLIGLIETFWSAYFSVEYKDVAAFSILAIVLIFMPQGILGRPDVEKV, encoded by the coding sequence ATGGAAGTCTTCTTCCAGCAGCTGATCAATGGCGTGACCCTGGGATCGATCTACGGTCTCATCGCCATCGGCTACACGATGGTCTTCGGCATCATCGGCATGGTGAACTTCTCCCATGGCGATGTCTTCATGGTCTCCACCTTCATCGCGCTGATCGCGCTGATGGTGCTCACCACCTGGCTCGGCGTCAGCTCCATCCTCCTCGCGCTGCTGATCGTGCTGATCATCGCCATGGTCTTCACCTCGCTGATCAGCTGGACCATCGAGCGCGTCGCCTACCGGCCCCTGCGCGGCTCCTTCCGCCTCGCCCCGCTGATCTCGGCCATCGGCATGTCGATCGTGCTGTCGAACTTCGTGCAGGTGGCCCAGGGCCCCCGCAACAAGGCCATCGACCCGATCCTCAACAACGTCTTCGTCCTCTCCGCCGCCGGCGGCTACCAGGTGACGCTGTCCTACAAGCAGATCCTCATCATGGTGGTGACCGCGGGGCTGCTCGCCATCTTCTGGTGGGTCGTCACCAAGACGCCGCTCGGCCGCGCCCAGCGCGCCTGCGAGCAGGACCGCAAGATGGCGGCCCTCCTCGGCGTCGATGTCGACCGCACCATCTCCATCACCTTCGTCATGGGCGCGGCGCTCGCCGCCGTCGCTGGCACGCTCTACCTCGTCTATTACGGCGTGGTGAACTTCTCCGACGGCTTCACGCCGGGCGTGAAGGCCTTCACCGCGGCGGTGCTCGGCGGCATCGGATCGCTGCCCGGCGCGGTGCTCGGCGGCCTGCTCATCGGCCTCATCGAGACCTTCTGGTCGGCCTATTTCTCGGTCGAGTACAAGGACGTCGCCGCCTTCTCCATCCTCGCGATCGTGCTGATCTTCATGCCCCAGGGCATTCTCGGCCGGCCCGACGTCGAGAAGGTCTGA